The genomic window GACCTCGGCCGAATCCTCTGTGTGGTCATCGATGATTTTCTGGACCATTTCTTCGGTCTCTTGCCTAGGTATCAAAACGTTTGAGTTAACTGTAAAATCCCTGCCCATAAAATAAGCATGACCCAAGATATATTGAACTGGTTCATTATTTTTGAGGCGGATCAAGCCATCCCGGAATCGATGAAGCACCCGCCCCGGAACTGGGTCGTTTCGATGCAGCTGCAACTGGGTGTAATTATATCCTGAAAGTTCTTCGAGTAAATACTGAGCATCCTCAGGAAACTGATCATTTTCCTTTAATAGCAAAAAAGCCCTCTTGAGGGCATTAGAATAACTTAGTCTCTCCACTTTGAATCTGCTCCAATTTCTTAGTTTGATCATAAACGATCAGCGCGTCGATGATCTCATCTAATTCACCATTCATGATACGGTCTAATTTGTTCAATGAAAGACCGATACGATGGTCAGTAACACGGTTTTGAGGATAGTTATATGTACGGATACGTTCAGAACGGTCACCTGTACCAACAGCTGACTTACGTTTTTCATCATATTCGCTTTGATTTTCCGATTCATAGTAATCGTAAACACGTGAACGCAAAATTTGCATAGCCTTTTCACGGTTTTGTTGTTGAGAACGTTGATCTTGCATGGCAACCACGATACCAGTTGGCAAGTGAGTCATACGGACAGCAGATGATGTCTTGTTGATATGCTGTCCACCAGCACCAGATGAACGATAAACATCGACACGAATATCTTTAGGATCGATATCAACGTCAACTTCATCGTATTCTGGCATAACAGCAACAGTTGCTGTCGACGTGTGAACACGACCAGCTGATTCAGTTGCAGGAACACGTTGAACACGGTGAGCACCATTTTCATACTTCAATTTTGAATATACTCGATTACCAGTGATCATGACAGCAACGTCTTTGTATCCACCTACTTCAGTGGAGTTCTCATCGATGATTTCAAAATTCCAGCCTTGTTTTTCAGCATATTTTGAATACATACCTAATAGATCGGCCGCAAATAAACTCGCTTCGTCACCACCGGCAGCTCCACGAATTTCCATGATAATATTTTTATCATCGTTAGGATCTTTAGGAAGCATCAAGAGAGTGATTTCATGTTCAACTTTTTCAAGCTCAGCCTTTGATTCATTTAATTCATCTTTAGCCATTGCTTGCATTTCGTCATCATCAGTCTCACGCAAGATCTCATCGCTATCGCTGATGCTCTGTTTTAATTCCTTATACTTCTTAAAAGCAGCTACGACATCACGCATGTCGGCTTCTTCTTTAGAAAGTTTCATGTATCGTTTTGTATCATTAATAACTTCTGGATCACTCATTAATTCTTGTAGTTCATTGTAGCGGTCTAAAAGTCCTTCAAGTTGGTCAAATATTTTATCCACTTTAAGAATCCTTTCTACTTATCTTCTAGCATTGGAGGATGATTGTAGTGGCGACGGCAAACTGGATAGTACATTTCGTTTCCGCCGATAGCAATCTGGTCTCCTTCATAAACTGGTTTACCATCAGACATACGCATGTTCATTGTAGCCTTTTTCTTACAAAACCAGCAGATAGTTTTCATTTCTTCTAGTTTATCAGCATATAGTAGGAAATACTTAGATCCTTCGAATAATTCATTACGAAAATCATTCTTAAGACCAAAAGCCATAACTGGTATATCTAAATCATCCACTACCTTAGTTGCTTGAATAACTTGTTCCTTTGTCATGAACTCGCATTCATCGATCAATACGCAAGCAGCATCGGTATTTTCCTCTTTAACAATATCATAAACGTTAGAATCATGTTGAAGAGCGATTGCCGAAGCCGACAATCCAATTCGACTCGAGATCTTGCCTTTTCCAGAACGAGTATCTAAAACACTAGTCATTAAAATAACTGACTTGCCTTGTTCCTTGTAGTTGTGGGCAACCTTTAAGATCTCAATTGACTTACCGCTGTTCATCGCACCGTATTTAAAAAATAGTTGAGCCAAATTTACGCCTCCAAATTTATTTCCTTGAAAATTATACCCAATGCACTACTCAAATAACAGAAATTTCAATAATTGTTAGTAAGTTTCTGTAAATTGAAATCAAAATTGTCTAAAATGTAATTTATATATGCTAAGATATTTCTAATAAATCAATTGAGGTTTAATAATGACACTTAAATCAAGCTTTGCAACACTCACTGGAAAAAGTTCTTATTTTATTCTGAGCCGTTTTTTTAACGGGGGCTCTTCATATCCAGGAAAAATCGCTTACAAGATCGACCCAGATATTTTGGCAACTTTGGGTAAAAATTACGAATTGATCGTCGTTACCGGTACTAATGGTAAGACTTTGACAACTTCGCTGATCAACAAGATGCTCACCCAAAAATATGATGACGTGTTGACTAATCCGACAGGTTCGAACATGATCCAAGGAATCGTCACTAGTTTTATCACCCATCGCAAAACTAGCAAGAAACCATTGGCTGTTCTAGAAGTCGACGAAGCCAATGTCGAGATCATCTGTCGTTATATCAAGCCTAAATATTTCGTCCTCACTAATATCTTCCGTGATCAAATGGACCGATATGGTGAAATCTACACCACTTATCAAAAAATCTTAAATGG from Companilactobacillus sp. includes these protein-coding regions:
- a CDS encoding thymidine kinase, producing MAQLFFKYGAMNSGKSIEILKVAHNYKEQGKSVILMTSVLDTRSGKGKISSRIGLSASAIALQHDSNVYDIVKEENTDAACVLIDECEFMTKEQVIQATKVVDDLDIPVMAFGLKNDFRNELFEGSKYFLLYADKLEEMKTICWFCKKKATMNMRMSDGKPVYEGDQIAIGGNEMYYPVCRRHYNHPPMLEDK
- the prfA gene encoding peptide chain release factor 1 — protein: MDKIFDQLEGLLDRYNELQELMSDPEVINDTKRYMKLSKEEADMRDVVAAFKKYKELKQSISDSDEILRETDDDEMQAMAKDELNESKAELEKVEHEITLLMLPKDPNDDKNIIMEIRGAAGGDEASLFAADLLGMYSKYAEKQGWNFEIIDENSTEVGGYKDVAVMITGNRVYSKLKYENGAHRVQRVPATESAGRVHTSTATVAVMPEYDEVDVDIDPKDIRVDVYRSSGAGGQHINKTSSAVRMTHLPTGIVVAMQDQRSQQQNREKAMQILRSRVYDYYESENQSEYDEKRKSAVGTGDRSERIRTYNYPQNRVTDHRIGLSLNKLDRIMNGELDEIIDALIVYDQTKKLEQIQSGETKLF